From one Phaeobacter sp. G2 genomic stretch:
- a CDS encoding AMP-binding protein, with protein sequence MQFGMRFRREDAADKVNDRFWHEIEGTPLDEVRRIQEERLRAQMAYLKTNSTFYQEKLAEAGVEFDDIRTIEDLQKLPYTYKTEIRESLAAEPPFGKHRAAPMADIIQMQASSGTTGSPSYVALTESDAEMWHEMTARCFFANGVRPGDMVLHAFSLAKGFVGGIPVMQGLQYMGTIDVPVGADGGAERLLRACADTRPRCIVGAPNFVLHLAENAPEVLGCKASELGVEQVIVGGEPGGGIPAIRAKIEAAWGAKCTEMLGGTDLGVTYWAECDAQSGMHMVNMDYIITELLDPESGDIIPWKKGAEGEMIYTAIGRQASPVVRFRSGDYIEVIDTECSCGRTGPKIRCTGRTDDMLIVRGANVFPSAINSVITEMVPDTNGVMRIVADFEGHTTQGALKVIVERGPDRDTADDAALKKKIEQRLRDALVFKADVHLVAPDTFEKPGAAKVAFVLREYPDLP encoded by the coding sequence ATGCAATTTGGAATGCGCTTCCGGCGGGAGGATGCCGCCGATAAGGTAAACGATCGTTTCTGGCACGAAATCGAGGGCACGCCGCTTGACGAAGTGCGCCGCATTCAGGAAGAGCGACTGCGTGCGCAGATGGCCTATCTCAAGACGAACTCGACCTTCTATCAGGAAAAGTTAGCCGAAGCGGGCGTGGAGTTCGACGATATTCGCACCATCGAAGACCTGCAAAAGCTGCCCTATACTTACAAGACCGAGATCCGCGAAAGCCTGGCCGCCGAGCCGCCGTTTGGCAAACACCGCGCCGCGCCGATGGCCGACATCATTCAGATGCAGGCCTCGTCGGGCACCACCGGCAGCCCCTCATATGTTGCCCTTACCGAATCCGACGCCGAAATGTGGCACGAGATGACAGCGCGCTGCTTCTTTGCCAATGGCGTGCGCCCCGGCGACATGGTGTTGCACGCGTTTTCGCTGGCCAAGGGCTTTGTCGGCGGCATCCCCGTGATGCAGGGATTGCAGTACATGGGCACAATCGATGTGCCGGTGGGGGCGGATGGCGGTGCGGAGCGGCTGCTGCGCGCTTGCGCCGACACGCGTCCGCGCTGCATCGTCGGCGCGCCGAACTTCGTGCTGCACCTGGCGGAAAACGCGCCAGAGGTGCTGGGATGCAAGGCCAGTGAGCTGGGAGTGGAACAGGTGATCGTCGGAGGAGAGCCCGGTGGTGGCATCCCGGCAATTCGCGCCAAGATCGAAGCGGCCTGGGGTGCGAAATGCACCGAAATGCTGGGTGGCACCGATCTGGGTGTGACCTACTGGGCCGAATGCGACGCCCAGTCGGGGATGCACATGGTCAACATGGACTATATCATCACTGAATTGCTCGACCCCGAGAGCGGCGACATCATCCCTTGGAAAAAAGGCGCCGAGGGCGAGATGATCTATACCGCGATTGGCCGTCAGGCGAGCCCGGTGGTGCGTTTCCGGTCCGGCGACTATATCGAGGTGATCGACACCGAATGTTCCTGCGGGCGTACCGGACCCAAGATCCGCTGCACCGGCCGGACCGACGACATGCTGATCGTGCGCGGGGCCAATGTGTTCCCGTCGGCCATCAACAGCGTGATCACCGAGATGGTGCCGGACACTAACGGCGTCATGCGCATCGTGGCCGATTTCGAAGGTCATACCACGCAGGGCGCGCTGAAAGTGATCGTCGAACGCGGACCCGACCGCGATACCGCGGACGATGCTGCCCTCAAGAAGAAAATCGAACAGCGCCTGCGCGATGCCCTGGTCTTCAAGGCCGACGTTCACCTGGTCGCGCCCGACACTTTTGAAAAACCCGGCGCCGCCAAGGTTGCCTTTGTTCTGAGAGAATATCCCGACCTGCCATGA
- a CDS encoding methylcrotonoyl-CoA carboxylase, producing MTKMISLLDTGSDDFRQNDTQYRDKVGELHALRLQQRVGGPEKARERHVSKGKILPRERVERLIDPGTPFLEVGELAGLNKYDGVPPGAGIITGIGVIEGRQCMIIANDATVKGGTYFGMTCRKHVRAQKIAWKNRLPVITLVDSGGAFLPDQENIFPDEGQFGSIFHQQIGMSGDGVPQIAVVMGPCTAGGAYIPALCDEVVIVRGQGFMYLGGPELTFAATGEKVDAEELGGGKMHSSVSGVTDHLAEDDAHALAITREIVSHLGEKPLPRKTPKTPRAPAYPVEEIYGIVSRDPKVPTDNREIVARLVDDSDFHEFKPLYGDTIMTGWGRIHGHEVGILANTGVLFVEAALKATHFINLCVQRDIPLLFLADVNGFMVGREVEQMGIAKAGAKMITAMSSARVPKFTIITGGSYGAGYLAMLGRPFQPDAMFAWPTGRSAIMGPEQAASVLAQVRAQINEREGKSWTPEEEEAFKAPIRKEYEDFQGAYNFASNLWIDSVIEPCETRDVMALMLDVTSRRPKAETNFGVFRM from the coding sequence ATGACAAAAATGATATCCCTGCTCGATACCGGGTCAGATGACTTCCGGCAAAACGATACACAGTATCGCGACAAAGTCGGCGAGCTGCATGCCCTTCGCTTGCAACAACGTGTCGGTGGCCCTGAAAAGGCCCGCGAACGGCACGTGTCGAAAGGCAAGATCCTGCCGCGCGAACGCGTCGAACGGCTGATCGATCCGGGCACCCCCTTTCTGGAAGTCGGGGAGCTTGCCGGGCTGAACAAATATGATGGTGTACCGCCGGGGGCGGGCATCATCACTGGCATCGGCGTGATCGAGGGCCGCCAGTGCATGATCATCGCCAATGATGCCACCGTGAAGGGCGGCACCTATTTCGGCATGACCTGCCGCAAGCACGTGCGCGCCCAGAAGATCGCGTGGAAGAACCGCCTCCCGGTGATCACGCTGGTCGATTCCGGCGGCGCGTTTCTGCCGGATCAGGAGAACATTTTCCCCGATGAGGGGCAGTTCGGATCGATCTTTCACCAGCAGATCGGCATGTCCGGTGACGGTGTGCCGCAGATCGCGGTGGTCATGGGCCCCTGCACTGCGGGTGGTGCCTATATCCCGGCGCTCTGCGACGAGGTGGTGATCGTGCGCGGTCAGGGCTTTATGTATCTGGGCGGACCGGAACTGACCTTTGCTGCCACCGGCGAAAAGGTGGATGCCGAAGAACTTGGCGGCGGCAAGATGCACTCGTCCGTGTCGGGTGTGACCGACCATCTTGCCGAGGATGACGCCCACGCGCTGGCCATCACCCGCGAGATCGTCAGCCATCTGGGCGAAAAACCCCTGCCCCGCAAGACGCCCAAGACGCCGCGCGCGCCCGCCTATCCGGTCGAGGAAATCTACGGCATCGTCAGCCGCGACCCCAAGGTGCCAACCGACAACCGCGAGATTGTCGCACGGCTGGTGGATGACAGCGATTTCCACGAGTTCAAGCCGCTTTATGGTGACACGATCATGACCGGCTGGGGCCGGATCCACGGCCACGAAGTGGGCATTCTCGCCAATACCGGCGTGCTGTTCGTCGAGGCCGCGTTGAAGGCGACGCATTTCATCAACCTCTGCGTACAGCGCGACATTCCACTGCTGTTTCTGGCGGATGTGAACGGCTTCATGGTTGGCCGCGAGGTCGAACAGATGGGCATCGCCAAGGCGGGTGCCAAGATGATCACGGCCATGTCTTCGGCCCGGGTGCCAAAGTTTACCATCATCACCGGCGGCTCTTACGGGGCGGGATACCTGGCAATGCTGGGCCGCCCGTTCCAGCCGGACGCAATGTTCGCCTGGCCAACAGGACGGTCCGCGATCATGGGGCCGGAACAGGCCGCCAGCGTGCTGGCGCAGGTCCGCGCACAGATCAACGAACGCGAAGGCAAAAGCTGGACCCCCGAAGAGGAGGAAGCCTTCAAGGCGCCCATCCGCAAGGAATACGAGGATTTTCAAGGTGCTTACAATTTTGCCTCTAACCTCTGGATCGACAGCGTGATCGAGCCTTGTGAAACCCGCGATGTCATGGCGCTCATGCTGGATGTGACCTCGCGCAGACCCAAGGCCGAAACCAATTTCGGCGTGTTCAGGATGTGA
- a CDS encoding biotin/lipoyl-binding protein, with amino-acid sequence MKIKTLLIANRGEIACRIARTARASGITPVGVHSEADANALHVREIGQSVCIGAGPASESYLKIDAVIAAAKSVGADAIHPGYGFLAENSDFARAVEAASMVFMGPTPDTLDRFGDKASAKEAAVAAGVPVISGAEGAWSDPQEIADEVRAMGLPVLLKAVGGGGGRGQRLVTDEATLVEDIEGALREAKSTFGSEGLLLERFLPEARHVEVQIAGDGKGHVVHLFERDCTLQRRHQKVIEEAPAWGLPRALLDEIAHDAVRLGETLDYRGLGTVEFLVAGEDYFFLEVNPRIQVEHPVTEAITGLDLVALHLRIAEGAGLGLVQDDLAINGHAVEARLYAEDPAMQFAPSTGTLTTLSLPEGLRIDSGVEEGDAVTPFYDPMIAKLIVHAPDRETALARLATALDHVAVEGVQTNRAFLTALVRNPEFERMQVHTRWIDGRLDELTQAAPLVRPDLWKAAAAILFVAKSRGGTDANPWTNRDSFTGWRLGLGGDAIEAGPSVTLTDSDDESEELRIGPVKPGAKYTVHSENGEALTLSAREITPGRWRLSEGDTVHLIEARLSAGVIELDTPEGRLVFRPAAPLAFAGGDAVADRAVTSPLTGMIVEIKVAEGQAVAEGDVVAVMESMKLEISIRAAAAGIASNISVSNGDMVDRGQVIAEILPSEE; translated from the coding sequence ATGAAAATCAAAACGCTTCTAATCGCCAATCGCGGCGAAATTGCCTGCCGGATCGCGCGCACCGCGCGGGCCAGCGGTATCACCCCTGTTGGCGTGCATTCCGAAGCCGACGCCAATGCCCTACATGTCCGCGAGATCGGGCAATCAGTCTGCATCGGTGCCGGACCGGCGTCCGAGAGCTATCTGAAGATCGACGCGGTGATTGCCGCCGCGAAATCGGTCGGCGCGGATGCGATCCATCCCGGTTATGGCTTTCTGGCCGAGAACTCTGATTTTGCCCGTGCGGTCGAGGCCGCCAGCATGGTCTTCATGGGGCCGACCCCGGACACGCTTGACCGTTTCGGCGACAAGGCCAGCGCCAAAGAGGCTGCCGTGGCCGCCGGCGTCCCGGTTATTTCGGGTGCCGAAGGCGCGTGGTCCGATCCGCAAGAGATTGCCGATGAAGTCCGCGCAATGGGCCTGCCCGTTCTGCTCAAGGCCGTCGGCGGCGGTGGCGGGCGCGGCCAGCGGCTTGTCACCGATGAGGCCACCCTTGTGGAAGACATCGAAGGCGCCCTTCGCGAGGCGAAATCCACCTTTGGCTCCGAAGGGCTGTTGCTGGAACGTTTCCTGCCAGAAGCGCGCCATGTCGAAGTGCAGATCGCGGGTGATGGCAAGGGGCACGTGGTGCACCTGTTCGAACGTGACTGCACGCTTCAGCGCCGTCACCAGAAGGTTATCGAAGAGGCTCCGGCTTGGGGCTTGCCCCGTGCGCTGCTGGACGAGATCGCGCATGACGCGGTGCGCCTGGGTGAAACGCTTGACTATCGCGGCCTCGGCACGGTGGAGTTTCTGGTCGCGGGCGAGGATTACTTCTTTCTTGAGGTGAACCCCCGCATCCAGGTGGAACACCCCGTCACCGAGGCGATCACCGGCCTGGATCTGGTTGCTCTGCACCTGCGCATTGCCGAAGGCGCAGGCCTTGGTCTGGTGCAGGATGATCTGGCGATCAATGGCCACGCGGTCGAGGCGCGGCTTTACGCCGAAGATCCGGCGATGCAGTTCGCCCCCTCAACCGGCACCTTGACCACGCTCAGCCTGCCGGAAGGTTTGCGCATCGACAGCGGTGTCGAAGAAGGCGACGCAGTGACGCCCTTCTATGATCCGATGATCGCCAAACTGATTGTGCATGCACCCGACCGGGAAACCGCCTTGGCGCGGCTGGCGACAGCCTTGGACCACGTCGCGGTTGAGGGTGTGCAAACCAATCGCGCCTTCCTGACGGCGTTGGTGCGGAACCCGGAATTCGAACGGATGCAGGTTCACACGCGCTGGATCGACGGCAGGCTGGACGAACTGACACAGGCAGCCCCCCTTGTCCGTCCCGATCTGTGGAAGGCGGCAGCCGCCATTCTCTTCGTGGCCAAGTCGCGTGGCGGTACTGATGCCAATCCCTGGACCAACCGTGACTCCTTTACCGGCTGGCGGCTTGGCCTGGGCGGTGATGCGATCGAAGCGGGGCCGAGTGTGACGCTCACCGATTCAGACGATGAATCCGAGGAATTGCGCATCGGACCTGTCAAACCGGGTGCCAAATACACCGTCCATTCGGAAAACGGCGAAGCGCTGACACTGTCCGCCCGTGAAATCACGCCGGGCCGCTGGCGCCTGAGTGAAGGCGACACCGTCCACCTGATCGAAGCACGTCTGAGCGCCGGCGTGATCGAACTGGACACGCCCGAAGGCCGCCTGGTCTTCCGTCCGGCCGCGCCCCTCGCCTTTGCTGGCGGTGATGCGGTGGCAGATCGCGCCGTGACCTCTCCGCTGACAGGGATGATTGTCGAAATCAAGGTCGCCGAAGGCCAGGCTGTCGCAGAGGGTGACGTGGTTGCGGTGATGGAATCGATGAAACTTGAAATCTCGATCCGGGCGGCTGCAGCCGGGATCGCCAGCAACATTTCCGTCTCGAATGGGGACATGGTCGATCGCGGCCAGGTCATCGCCGAGATTCTACCGTCCGAGGAGTGA